From Glycine soja cultivar W05 chromosome 4, ASM419377v2, whole genome shotgun sequence, the proteins below share one genomic window:
- the LOC114408372 gene encoding uncharacterized protein LOC114408372 isoform X2: MTENTTPNMVYRRKKLRKDSNFKLGPTNVQASANIPSVISSAAHLSSAEDQPTGFQVKHAIEIVKDPTMPSVLFDGVTKDSTHKNLGINSVNDSCSSSKPNMETEMDETGECSSSSIIVMDCTREEVTEKDFCMNILRSHGLLKENSPVDNVTSGEDAVTTSNNCCSRSCKICGDLDNSLNMLLCDHCEDAYHLSCYNPRLKKLPIDEWFCHSCLIKRQKILKETVIRSPSIHNELGKCRTAPVKAELNPILLMLRDTKPYTTGVRVGKGFQAEVLDWSGPIKSDEDALPEPLEISPSEFYKLLGENTRNPTKLSSIGNWVKCQEIIDRANGTICGKWRRAPLFEVQTDAWECFCAIHWDPSHADCAVPQELETDQVLKQLKYIEMLRPRLAAKRKKSDCTHNSD, from the exons ATGACAGAAAATACTACACCTAATATGGTATACAGGAGAAAGAAGCTCCGTAAGGACTCAAATTTCAAACTAGGGCCAACTAATGTGCAGGCAAGTGCAAACATCCCTTCAGTCATAAGTTCCGCTGCACATTTATCATCAGCGGAGGATCAGCCAACTGGTTTTCAAGTTAAGCATGCAATTGAAATTGTTAAAGATCCTACGATGCCTTCAGTCTTATTTGATGGAGTAACCAAAGATAGCACACATAAAAACTTAGGTATTAATAGTGTAAATGATAGTTGCTCCTCTTCAAAGCCAAATATGGAAACTGAAATGGATGAAACTGGTGAATGCTCCTCCTCCAGTATTATAGTCATGGATTGCACAAGGGAAGAAGTAACAGAAAAGGATTTCTGCATGAATATTTTAAGAAGCCATGGACTTCTTAAAGAAAATTCTCCGGTAGATAATGTGACTTCTGGGGAAGATGCTGTCACCACTAGTAATAACTGCTGTTCCAGGTCATGCAAAATATGTGGTGATTTAGACAATTCATTGAACATGCTTTTATGTGATCATTGTGAAGATGCATATCATCTGTCTTGCTACAATCCACGTTTGAAAAAATTACCAATTGATGAGTGGTTTTGTCATTCATGTCTTATAAAGAGGCAGAAAATTCTCAAGGAGACAGTTATAAGATCACCAAGTATCCACAATGAATTGGGAAAATGTAGAACTGCCCCAGTTAAGGCTGAATTGAATCCTATACTGTTGATGTTGAGAGACACCAAGCCCTATACAACTGGTGTGCGAGTTGGTAAAGGTTTTCAAGCAGAAGTTCTTGACTGGTCAGGCCCGATAAAAAG TGATGAAGATGCCCTTCCTGAACCATTGGAAATTAGTCCTTCAGAATTTTATAAATTGCTG GGAGAAAATACGAGAAATCCTACTAAACTTAGTTCCATTGGTAATTGGGTTAAATGTCAGGAGATTATAGATAGAGCCAATGGAACTATATGTGGAAAGTGGCGCAG GGCTCCTCTTTTTGAAGTTCAAACTGATGCCTGGGAGTGCTTTTGTGCTATCCATTGGGATCCATCTCATGCTGATTGTGCTGTACCTCAG GAGCTTGAAACAGATCAAGTACTGAAGCAACTGAAGTATATAGAAATG CTACGGCCTCGACTTGCTGCTAAACGGAAAAAATCAGATTGCACACATAATAGTGATTGA
- the LOC114408372 gene encoding uncharacterized protein LOC114408372 isoform X1: MLIQTSVLSSVEAGLCYVSDDGKDVLCDRMPSGETWQVCLKCNKYPLDWCRKAEPVEEDRRNADDPYRSSCVVSFGQPSTASIMTENTTPNMVYRRKKLRKDSNFKLGPTNVQASANIPSVISSAAHLSSAEDQPTGFQVKHAIEIVKDPTMPSVLFDGVTKDSTHKNLGINSVNDSCSSSKPNMETEMDETGECSSSSIIVMDCTREEVTEKDFCMNILRSHGLLKENSPVDNVTSGEDAVTTSNNCCSRSCKICGDLDNSLNMLLCDHCEDAYHLSCYNPRLKKLPIDEWFCHSCLIKRQKILKETVIRSPSIHNELGKCRTAPVKAELNPILLMLRDTKPYTTGVRVGKGFQAEVLDWSGPIKSDEDALPEPLEISPSEFYKLLGENTRNPTKLSSIGNWVKCQEIIDRANGTICGKWRRAPLFEVQTDAWECFCAIHWDPSHADCAVPQELETDQVLKQLKYIEMLRPRLAAKRKKSDCTHNSD, translated from the exons ATGTTAATACAAACTTCTGTCCTTAGTTCAGTTGAAGCTGGTCTATGTTATGTATCTGATGATGGGAAAGATGTTCTATGTGACCGGATGCCTAGTGGTGAAACTTGGCAGGTGTGTCTGAAATGCAATAAGTACCCTCTTGACTGGTGTAGAAAAGCTGAaccagtggaagaagatagaAGGAATGCTGATGATCCTTACAGATCAAGCTGTGTAGTTAGCTTTGGTCAGCCGTCAACTGCTAGTATAATGACAGAAAATACTACACCTAATATGGTATACAGGAGAAAGAAGCTCCGTAAGGACTCAAATTTCAAACTAGGGCCAACTAATGTGCAGGCAAGTGCAAACATCCCTTCAGTCATAAGTTCCGCTGCACATTTATCATCAGCGGAGGATCAGCCAACTGGTTTTCAAGTTAAGCATGCAATTGAAATTGTTAAAGATCCTACGATGCCTTCAGTCTTATTTGATGGAGTAACCAAAGATAGCACACATAAAAACTTAGGTATTAATAGTGTAAATGATAGTTGCTCCTCTTCAAAGCCAAATATGGAAACTGAAATGGATGAAACTGGTGAATGCTCCTCCTCCAGTATTATAGTCATGGATTGCACAAGGGAAGAAGTAACAGAAAAGGATTTCTGCATGAATATTTTAAGAAGCCATGGACTTCTTAAAGAAAATTCTCCGGTAGATAATGTGACTTCTGGGGAAGATGCTGTCACCACTAGTAATAACTGCTGTTCCAGGTCATGCAAAATATGTGGTGATTTAGACAATTCATTGAACATGCTTTTATGTGATCATTGTGAAGATGCATATCATCTGTCTTGCTACAATCCACGTTTGAAAAAATTACCAATTGATGAGTGGTTTTGTCATTCATGTCTTATAAAGAGGCAGAAAATTCTCAAGGAGACAGTTATAAGATCACCAAGTATCCACAATGAATTGGGAAAATGTAGAACTGCCCCAGTTAAGGCTGAATTGAATCCTATACTGTTGATGTTGAGAGACACCAAGCCCTATACAACTGGTGTGCGAGTTGGTAAAGGTTTTCAAGCAGAAGTTCTTGACTGGTCAGGCCCGATAAAAAG TGATGAAGATGCCCTTCCTGAACCATTGGAAATTAGTCCTTCAGAATTTTATAAATTGCTG GGAGAAAATACGAGAAATCCTACTAAACTTAGTTCCATTGGTAATTGGGTTAAATGTCAGGAGATTATAGATAGAGCCAATGGAACTATATGTGGAAAGTGGCGCAG GGCTCCTCTTTTTGAAGTTCAAACTGATGCCTGGGAGTGCTTTTGTGCTATCCATTGGGATCCATCTCATGCTGATTGTGCTGTACCTCAG GAGCTTGAAACAGATCAAGTACTGAAGCAACTGAAGTATATAGAAATG CTACGGCCTCGACTTGCTGCTAAACGGAAAAAATCAGATTGCACACATAATAGTGATTGA